The genome window CACGCATGGGTTCCGGTGTTGCGGCTCATGTTCATGCCAACTATTCATGGACAAGCAGTGGTGATCGACTCGTTCCATTGCTCAGAAAGGCGGTGGGAGAAGGAAGAAGAAGTCAGCAATCCACCGGTACCGCGCAGGGCACAAGATAATCTAAACCTGCGGGATGTTTTTTTGTAAAATCTGCATCCCTTCCTGAAAAATTTTTTCTGTCTGTTTAGATTGCGAAGAATCAACAAGAAATCGGACCAAATCTTTTTCGGTTTTCGACATTCTAAGCCAAAGAAAAGTGCCATCATCCCAACTCAATTTAAAACCTCCAAGGGTTCCACCAAATGTCCGGGGTTCAGCCTGTTTGAAATAGGCTGTCATCTCTTTCTGAATTTTTTCTATCCGACTTGAATCAATTTTCAGATTTAATTGGCGAGTATAATATTTGGGGTAGAGATCCAAAAGTTGTGGCAATGTTTTTTTCTGCTCCACCAGTAGTTCCAAAATTTTCAACAAGGTCATAATCCCGTCGCGACACCGACTGGGAGGAATAATTCCGCCTCCAGAACCCCCTTCTCCGCCAACAACCGCTTTGGTTTTTTTCATCATCGTCACTACATTGGTCTCTCCCACATCAGTCTCAATCAATTTCGCCTTGTATCGTTTAACAATCGAGGCCACGACTCCTGAAGTGGCGGCATTAACCACAACTGTTTTGCTTCCCTTTGTCTTTTTCAGAACCTGATCAACCAGAAGAGCCAGAATGTAATGACCCGACAACAATTCACCTCCCGGCAAAATAATTTCAAGGCGGTCTCCATCGCAATCCCAGGTAACACCAAAATCAGCCCCACTGTCTTTAATCACAGGGCCCATGTGCTTCAGCGAATTGAGCGTCGGTTCAATAGAGTGGGCGAATTTCCCTTCCACCATATTCAACTCCACCGTTTGAATCTGAAGAATATCGAAGAGTTTTTTCAAAACAACAATGATGGCCCCTCCGTTGGGGTCGACCACAATTTTGAGTTTTGATTCGCAAATTTTCGCAACGGTTTTCTCACCAATCCAATCCAGTAAAAAGCGGATGTAGTGTTCCACATAAGGACGTTCGGGATCCTGAATTTCAGCATGATAATTTTCGATGACCTGTTGAATCTGATCGGGCATCAGAGCACCGCCATCTCCCCAAAAAAATTTGAACCCGTTCCATTCCGGCTCGTTGTGACTTGCCGTAATCATTACTCCCCCTTCACTTTTCCTATTTCGAATTTCAAATTGAACCATCGGTGTTGTGGCCACACCGATATCAAAAATATGGCAGTGGGCTTTTTTCAGACCCTCCATAATTGCATTTTTTAAAACGAAACTCGAATGACGTGTATCCATACCAACCAAAACTTTTGGATTCACGTCCAAAACATGTTTGAGCCAACTTCCATAGGCGTAACCATAATTCTGGGCAACTTCTGTTGTCAGACCCTGTCGGAAAATGCCGCGCACTCCTGAAAAAGATTCCACCAACTTGACCTTGTGTCCGACATAGATAACGCTGAAGAGCTCAACATACGGTCCCATAGCCACCGGTTTCTCTCCATATCCTGCCAATTGCTGTTCCGGAACAATGGCCGCGCGTATTTGTGCCAGCGAAGATGCAATCACATCATAACTGGTTCTATCGTTTTGGGAGGCATGCGCCCGGATGGCATTTAATTTCTGTTCAAAAACATCAGCGGGGATAGAAACAACGGCATTAAAATCTTCCCTATTGAAAAGAGACCAAGGGCTTTCATAATGCCAGAGAGCCAATGTTGTGGGGTGAACCTTTGTGTATTGTTGCACCGCACGATGAACAATCTGGTTGCACAAATGATGGGTGGGATGGGGATCTTCCGAATTGGGAAGAAAAAGCAGTTCGGGTTGATATTTTTCCAGAAGTTCGGTT of Deltaproteobacteria bacterium contains these proteins:
- a CDS encoding PIG-L family deacetylase, whose amino-acid sequence is MSDIKVYYPDDLPTEKTILVFSPHPDDTSICAGGITSLLSKKNKVFSVVMTTGHRAKIEGLSEEDRIRLREEESSKEGKILGTEVVFLRLKLYESGKIESADLEKITELLEKYQPELLFLPNSEDPHPTHHLCNQIVHRAVQQYTKVHPTTLALWHYESPWSLFNREDFNAVVSIPADVFEQKLNAIRAHASQNDRTSYDVIASSLAQIRAAIVPEQQLAGYGEKPVAMGPYVELFSVIYVGHKVKLVESFSGVRGIFRQGLTTEVAQNYGYAYGSWLKHVLDVNPKVLVGMDTRHSSFVLKNAIMEGLKKAHCHIFDIGVATTPMVQFEIRNRKSEGGVMITASHNEPEWNGFKFFWGDGGALMPDQIQQVIENYHAEIQDPERPYVEHYIRFLLDWIGEKTVAKICESKLKIVVDPNGGAIIVVLKKLFDILQIQTVELNMVEGKFAHSIEPTLNSLKHMGPVIKDSGADFGVTWDCDGDRLEIILPGGELLSGHYILALLVDQVLKKTKGSKTVVVNAATSGVVASIVKRYKAKLIETDVGETNVVTMMKKTKAVVGGEGGSGGGIIPPSRCRDGIMTLLKILELLVEQKKTLPQLLDLYPKYYTRQLNLKIDSSRIEKIQKEMTAYFKQAEPRTFGGTLGGFKLSWDDGTFLWLRMSKTEKDLVRFLVDSSQSKQTEKIFQEGMQILQKNIPQV